The following are from one region of the Sorghum bicolor cultivar BTx623 chromosome 2, Sorghum_bicolor_NCBIv3, whole genome shotgun sequence genome:
- the LOC8071905 gene encoding uncharacterized protein LOC8071905, protein MDPRPPSHFSHWKSYPNEPPGMLNPMNFHHQQFPQHLSFSHPSYAMNFPHQQFPQPHLYPQNVHYVVVQPQYAPFSLPQLPHPPVGVMPTPPPPPAGVMPSPAVALPRPPGGVMPFMTVPDSGTPHSVTGPDEQDTVSGDNDENDPDKAARRLMWMEEEDIRLISVWLNCPKLKNLKRKEVCWGYVTQAYNKSTPRDRRREANHLKSHWSKTNKKIAQFYNCWCRVKEKYATVQSDCMQLMDQTWAMYYEEAREMYFEEAKHNFAFSHFWKAVWDQPKWLRYISKRTKLSEFGDCTSSSEDDEDVAEKEASQQGCMTAKKQDGQGKTFSHSSVLQEATQCAVDPQDLLKDNQKEMTELQLEHESAVRVDMPENKLHPQGCNIVEHARTVNGDVPGQETTQRGCMVTMGKRKRKGSLSSSPMEVQEDIKRAMDLQTMLQKDREKMSEVQLRLSKEKLELARLKQLEAKDKKETTLYEKYTELLTADTQGFNEFQKKEYEKAVKRMGEMLFGKDAK, encoded by the exons ATGGATCCTCGTCCTCCTAGTCATTTCTCACATTGGAAGAGCTATCCAAATGAGCCACCAGGAATGCTAAATCCTATGAACTTCCACCACCAGCAGTTTCCACAGCATCTTTCGTTTTCACATCCATCATATGCCATGAATTTCCCGCACCAGCAATTTCCACAGCCACACCTATATCCACAAAATGTCCATTATGTTGTTGTCCAACCACAATATGCTCCTTTTTCACTACCACAACTGCCACATCCACCTGTTGGAGTtatgccaacaccaccacctccacctgCTGGAGTTATGCCATCACCAGCAGTGGCCCTTCCACGTCCACCTGGTGGGGTGATGCCATTTATGACAGTGCCAGATTCAGGAACTCCACATTCCGTAACTGGTCCTGATGAACAAGACACTGTTAGTGGGGACAATGATGAGAATGATCCTGATAAGGCTGCTAGGCGATTGATGTGGATGGAAGAGGAGGACATAAGATTA ATTAGTGTTTGGTTAAATTGTCCAAAGCTGAAGAATTTGAAAAGGAAGGAGGTGTGTTGGGGGTATGTTACGCAGGCATATAACAAAAGTACTCCAAGAGATCGAAGGAGGGAAGCAAATCACTTGAAGAGCCACTGGTCGAAGACCAATAAGAAGATTGCCCAGTTCTATAACTGTTGGTGCCGAGTCAAGGAAAAATATGCCACGGTCCAGTCTGACTGCATGCAACTTATGGACCAAACTTGGGCGATGTACTATGAAGAAGCAAGGGAAATGTATTTTGAGGAAGCAAAACATAATTTCGCCTTCAGCCATTTCTGGAAAGCTGTTTGGGACCAACCCAAATGGTTAAGGTACATCTCCAAGAGGACCAAGTTGTCTGAGTTTGGGGACTGTACGTCATCATCTGAAGATGATGAAGATGTGGCTGAAAAAGAAGCAAGCCAACAAGGTTGCATGACTGCTAAGAAACAGGATGGTCAAGGGAAGACGTTCTCTCACTCATCGGTGTTGCAAGAAGCCACTCAATGTGCAGTGGATCCTCAAGACTTGCTTAAGGACAATCAAAAGGAGATGACTGAGTTACAGCTTGAGCATGAAAGTGCAGTGAGGGTAGATATGCCTGAAAATAAATTACATCCACAAGGTTGCAACATAGTAGAGCATGCAAGAACAGTGAATGGTGATGTTCCTGGACAAGAGACAACCCAGCGAGGTTGCATGGTGACAATGGGCAAACGGAAACGTAAAGGCAGCttatcatcttctcccatggaAGTGCAGGAAGACATTAAACGTGCAATGGATCTGCAAACCATGCTTCAGAAGGATCGTGAGAAGATGTCAGAGGTACAATTGCGTCTCTCGAAGGAGAAGCTTGAGTTGGCCAGGCTAAAGCAGTTGGAAGCGAAGGACAAGAAGGAAACAACGCTCTACGAGAAGTACACAGAGCTGTTGACAGCTGACACTCAGGGTTTCAATGAGTTCCAGAAGAAAGAGTATGAGAAGGCAGTGAAGCGCATGGGAGAGATGCTATTTGGTAAAGATGCTAAGTAG